Proteins encoded by one window of Polaribacter haliotis:
- a CDS encoding type IA DNA topoisomerase has translation MKVCIAEKPSVAREIANILGANTKRDGFYEGNGYAVTYTFGHLCTLLEPKDYKPHWKSWDLNNLPMLPERFDTKVTGDAGIRKQFNIVKSLFEKADVVINCGDAGTEGELIQRWVINQCNYKGKVERLWISSLTEEAIKEGFNNLKPAEQYDNLYYAGFSRAIGDWLLGLNATRLYTVKFGGYKQVLSVGRVQTPTLAMLVTRFEEIRDFKPQPYWELQTTYRNTLFNYEDGRFLKQEDGQVLADKVAQSDFEIVSVTKKKGKEYAPKLFDLTGLQVYCNNKFGFSADETLKMVQKLYEMKVVTYPRVDTTFLPNDVYPKIGGILSKLTNYSELTQPLLGKKIKKSKRVFDDKKVTDHHAIIPTGIQGNLQYNQQQVYDIITRRFIGVFYPDSDVSNTSVIGKASDVPFKTTGKEILTKGWRVAFETEESKAKKELNAQAILPSFVKGEKGPHEPSFLEKETKPPRNFTEASLLRAMETAGKQVDDDEMRELMKENGIGRPSTRASIIETLFRRKYIERKKKLVLPTQTGIDLINIIDNELLKSAELTGRWEKRLKEIERGEFNAGTFINNMKKMVDELVYEVRSNTSKKRISSNATAKEEKQTTNSKTKKPAKSKQVAGKTCPKCKKGQLLKGSSAFGCSEYKNNCDLKIPFEVYGKKISENQLIRLIDKGCTTNLKGFKTDAGKVDGLIRFDDNFALKLEPKKEVIAKKSEISPQGRNESDKIACPKCKKGTILKGKTAYGCSDYKMGCDFVFTFDNIKKIANGKPLTKELVIKILNN, from the coding sequence TTGAAAGTCTGTATTGCCGAAAAACCATCTGTAGCAAGAGAAATTGCTAATATTCTGGGAGCCAACACAAAACGTGATGGTTTCTACGAAGGAAATGGCTATGCAGTAACCTACACTTTTGGTCATTTATGCACACTTTTAGAACCTAAAGATTACAAACCACATTGGAAAAGTTGGGATTTGAACAACTTACCAATGTTACCAGAACGTTTTGATACAAAAGTTACTGGAGATGCAGGTATTAGAAAACAATTCAATATTGTAAAAAGTTTATTTGAAAAAGCAGATGTTGTAATTAATTGTGGAGATGCAGGAACAGAAGGAGAATTAATTCAGCGTTGGGTAATTAACCAGTGTAATTACAAAGGAAAAGTAGAAAGATTATGGATTTCGTCTTTAACTGAAGAAGCCATAAAAGAAGGTTTCAACAATTTAAAACCTGCTGAACAATATGATAATCTCTATTATGCAGGATTTTCAAGAGCCATTGGAGATTGGCTTTTAGGTTTGAATGCAACGCGTTTATACACCGTAAAATTTGGTGGTTACAAGCAAGTTTTATCCGTTGGAAGAGTGCAAACTCCTACCCTTGCAATGTTGGTGACTCGTTTTGAGGAAATTCGAGATTTTAAACCACAACCTTATTGGGAATTGCAAACTACCTACAGAAATACACTTTTTAATTATGAAGATGGTCGTTTTCTTAAACAAGAAGATGGACAAGTTTTAGCGGATAAAGTAGCACAATCTGACTTTGAAATTGTTTCTGTTACCAAAAAGAAAGGTAAAGAATACGCTCCTAAATTGTTCGATTTAACAGGTTTACAGGTATATTGTAATAATAAATTCGGATTTTCTGCGGATGAAACACTAAAAATGGTTCAGAAGTTATATGAGATGAAAGTAGTAACTTACCCAAGAGTTGATACTACTTTTTTACCAAATGATGTATATCCAAAAATTGGCGGAATTTTGTCGAAACTGACAAATTATAGCGAATTAACGCAACCACTTTTAGGAAAGAAAATAAAGAAATCGAAACGTGTTTTTGATGATAAAAAAGTTACAGATCACCATGCAATTATTCCTACTGGAATTCAGGGCAATTTGCAATACAATCAGCAACAAGTTTATGACATCATTACCAGAAGATTTATTGGAGTTTTCTATCCAGATTCTGATGTTTCTAACACTTCTGTTATTGGAAAAGCTTCTGATGTTCCATTTAAAACAACCGGAAAAGAAATTCTAACCAAAGGTTGGCGAGTTGCTTTTGAAACGGAAGAAAGTAAGGCAAAAAAAGAATTAAACGCTCAAGCTATTTTACCATCTTTTGTAAAAGGTGAAAAAGGGCCACATGAACCTTCGTTTTTAGAAAAAGAAACAAAACCACCAAGAAATTTTACAGAAGCCAGTTTATTACGCGCCATGGAAACTGCAGGAAAGCAAGTAGATGATGATGAAATGCGCGAATTAATGAAAGAAAACGGAATTGGAAGACCTTCTACTCGAGCAAGTATTATTGAAACTTTATTTAGAAGAAAATATATAGAACGTAAGAAAAAGCTCGTTTTACCAACGCAAACTGGAATCGATTTAATTAATATTATTGACAATGAATTATTAAAATCTGCTGAATTAACGGGTCGTTGGGAAAAACGTTTAAAAGAAATTGAACGTGGAGAATTCAATGCTGGAACTTTCATAAATAATATGAAAAAAATGGTGGATGAATTGGTGTATGAAGTGCGTTCTAATACTTCTAAAAAGCGAATTTCTTCTAACGCAACTGCAAAGGAAGAAAAACAAACTACCAATTCAAAAACAAAAAAACCTGCAAAATCAAAACAAGTAGCAGGAAAAACGTGTCCAAAATGTAAAAAAGGACAATTATTAAAAGGATCTTCTGCTTTTGGTTGTTCTGAATATAAAAATAATTGCGATTTAAAAATTCCGTTTGAAGTTTACGGAAAAAAAATTTCTGAAAATCAGTTAATTCGTTTGATTGATAAAGGTTGTACAACAAATCTAAAAGGTTTTAAAACCGATGCTGGTAAAGTAGATGGATTGATTCGTTTTGATGATAATTTTGCTTTAAAATTAGAGCCAAAAAAAGAAGTTATTGCGAAAAAGAGTGAGATTTCTCCACAAGGTCGAAATGAAAGTGATAAAATTGCATGTCCAAAATGTAAAAAAGGAACTATTTTAAAAGGAAAAACTGCTTATGGTTGTTCAGATTATAAAATGGGTTGTGATTTTGTTTTTACGTTTGATAATATTAAGAAAATTGCCAATGGTAAACCTTTGACGAAAGAATTGGTTATTAAAATATTAAATAATTGA
- a CDS encoding DNA topoisomerase IV subunit B, translating into MSQETKYTEDNIRSLDWKEHIRMRPGMYIGKLGDGSSADDGIYILVKEVLDNSIDEYVMGAGKTIEISIHGSKVTVRDYGRGIPLGKVVDVVSKMNTGGKYDSKAFKKSVGLNGVGTKAVNALSSYFRVESSREGKSASAEFSQGNLENQEFLEETSRRKGTKVSFVPDEEIFKKYKFRNEYVAKMLKNYVYLNPGLTIIFNGEKYFSENGLKDLLEDNNNQDDMLYPIIHLKGHDIEVAITHSKTQYSEEYHSFVNGQHTTQGGTHQSAFREAIVKTIREFYGKNFEASDIRKSIISAIAIKVMEPVFESQTKTKLGSTDMGGDLPTVRTYINDFLKTKLDNYLHKNPDTADKLHRKIVQAEKERKELSGIRKLAKDRAKKASLHNKKLRDCRIHLGDIKKENYLETTLFITEGDSASGSITKSRNVNTQAVFSLKGKPLNSYGLSKKIVYENEEFNLLQAALNIEDGLEDLRYNNIVIATDADVDGMHIRLLLITFFLQFFPELIKEGHLYILETPLFRVRNKKETFYCYSEEEKREAIEKLRGKPEITRFKGLGEISPNEFVHFIGDDIRLDPVMLDKEMSIEQMLEFYMGKNTPDRQKFIIDNLKVELDTIEDEV; encoded by the coding sequence ATGAGTCAAGAAACAAAATATACAGAAGATAATATTCGGTCTTTAGATTGGAAAGAGCATATTAGAATGCGTCCAGGAATGTACATTGGAAAATTAGGAGATGGCTCTTCTGCAGACGATGGAATTTATATTTTGGTGAAGGAAGTTTTAGACAATTCCATTGACGAATATGTAATGGGAGCTGGAAAAACTATTGAAATTTCTATTCATGGAAGTAAAGTTACGGTTCGAGATTATGGTCGTGGAATTCCTTTAGGGAAAGTGGTTGACGTAGTTTCCAAGATGAATACTGGAGGTAAATACGATTCTAAAGCCTTTAAAAAATCTGTAGGTTTAAACGGAGTTGGTACAAAAGCGGTTAACGCATTATCTTCTTATTTTAGAGTAGAATCTTCTCGTGAAGGAAAATCTGCTTCAGCTGAATTTAGTCAAGGAAATTTAGAAAATCAAGAATTTTTAGAAGAAACTTCTCGAAGAAAAGGAACGAAAGTTTCTTTTGTACCAGATGAAGAAATATTTAAGAAATACAAGTTCAGAAATGAATATGTAGCAAAAATGCTGAAGAATTATGTGTATTTAAACCCAGGTTTAACCATAATTTTTAACGGAGAAAAGTACTTCTCTGAAAACGGATTAAAAGATCTATTGGAAGATAATAACAATCAAGATGATATGTTATATCCAATTATTCACTTGAAAGGACATGATATTGAAGTTGCAATTACGCACAGTAAAACTCAATATTCAGAGGAATATCATTCGTTTGTAAATGGGCAACACACCACACAAGGTGGAACGCACCAATCTGCATTTAGAGAAGCGATTGTAAAAACAATTCGAGAATTTTATGGAAAGAATTTTGAAGCTTCAGACATTAGAAAATCGATAATTTCTGCAATCGCCATAAAAGTGATGGAACCTGTTTTTGAAAGTCAAACGAAAACAAAGTTGGGTTCTACAGATATGGGTGGAGATTTGCCAACTGTAAGAACGTATATAAACGATTTCTTAAAAACAAAGTTAGATAATTATCTGCATAAAAATCCTGACACTGCAGATAAGCTACATAGAAAAATTGTACAAGCAGAGAAAGAAAGAAAAGAGCTTTCAGGAATTAGAAAGTTAGCAAAAGATCGTGCTAAAAAAGCGAGTTTACACAATAAGAAATTACGTGATTGTAGAATTCATTTAGGCGATATTAAAAAGGAAAATTATTTAGAAACTACTTTGTTTATTACAGAGGGAGATTCTGCTTCTGGTTCTATTACAAAATCACGAAACGTAAACACTCAAGCCGTTTTTAGTTTAAAGGGAAAACCTTTAAATTCTTACGGATTAAGTAAGAAAATTGTATATGAAAACGAAGAATTCAACCTTTTACAGGCCGCTTTAAATATCGAAGATGGTTTAGAAGATTTGCGTTATAATAACATTGTAATTGCTACAGATGCCGATGTTGATGGAATGCACATTCGTTTGTTATTAATCACATTTTTCTTGCAGTTTTTCCCTGAATTAATCAAAGAAGGACATTTATATATTTTAGAAACTCCGTTGTTTAGAGTTCGAAATAAGAAAGAAACTTTTTATTGTTATTCAGAAGAAGAAAAACGAGAGGCAATTGAGAAATTAAGAGGAAAACCAGAAATAACTCGATTTAAAGGTTTGGGTGAGATTTCGCCAAATGAATTTGTTCATTTTATTGGTGATGACATTCGTTTAGATCCAGTAATGTTAGATAAAGAAATGTCTATTGAACAAATGTTGGAATTCTATATGGGTAAGAATACACCAGATAGACAAAAATTTATTATTGATAATTTGAAAGTTGAGTTGGACACAATAGAAGATGAAGTTTAG
- a CDS encoding Tex family protein produces the protein MQLLQYIIQQTQLSSKSVENTISLLNEDATIPFISRYRKEMTGNLDEVEIGKIVNFKEIFEALEKRKKAILKALEEQNVLTAELAQKVNNSKDMIALEDLYLPFKKKRKTKAETARLQGLEPLAKMIMSQRVNDLEHTASKYTSNEVETIEDALEGARFIIAEWINERTDIRNNIRRELERYSTISSKVVKKEIDNEKAQKFKDYFDWSESLMRIPSHRLLAILRAENEGFIRVKIEIDKERVLQKMEDRIIRSQNECSEQIQLAIEDAYKRLLFPSLSNEALSIAKEKADENAILVFAKNLKQLLLGAPLGEKRILAIDPGFRSGCKVVCLNEQGDLLHNENIYPHEPQKQTIEAIKKISSLAESYNIEAIAIGNGTASRETEQLVQKIQFKNKVEVFVVSEAGASIYSASKIARDEFPNYDVTVRGSVSIGRRLQDPLAELVKIDAKSIGVGQYQHDVDQSKLKKALDTTVESCVNTVGVNINTASESLLSYVSGIGPKIAENIVNYRNENGSFTSRTAIKKVPRLGGKAFEQSAGFLRIKNGKNPLDDSGVHPESYALVDKMAKDNKVKVVDFIRNKEVLQKINLKNYISETIGLPTLEDIIKELEKPGVDPREKAKAFSFDQNIKSISDLKTGQILPGIVNNITNFGCFVDIGIKESGLIHVSNLSDTFVKDVNAIVALNQQILVKVLEVDVVRKRIQLALVK, from the coding sequence ATGCAATTACTTCAATATATAATTCAGCAAACACAACTATCATCTAAATCTGTAGAAAACACTATCTCATTGTTAAATGAAGACGCTACAATTCCTTTTATAAGTAGATATAGAAAGGAAATGACTGGTAATTTAGATGAAGTTGAAATCGGAAAAATAGTCAATTTTAAAGAAATTTTTGAAGCGTTAGAAAAACGAAAAAAAGCGATTTTAAAAGCATTAGAAGAACAAAATGTTTTAACTGCTGAATTAGCACAAAAAGTAAACAATTCTAAAGATATGATTGCTTTAGAAGATTTGTATTTACCTTTTAAGAAAAAGCGAAAAACAAAAGCGGAAACTGCACGTTTACAAGGTTTAGAACCGTTGGCGAAGATGATTATGAGTCAGCGAGTTAATGACTTGGAACATACTGCTTCTAAATACACTTCCAACGAAGTTGAAACTATTGAGGATGCTTTGGAAGGTGCTCGTTTTATCATTGCAGAATGGATTAACGAAAGAACTGATATCAGAAATAATATTAGACGCGAATTAGAACGTTATTCTACGATTTCATCTAAAGTTGTAAAAAAAGAAATTGATAACGAAAAAGCACAAAAATTTAAAGATTATTTTGATTGGAGCGAATCTTTAATGCGAATCCCATCACACAGATTATTGGCTATTTTAAGAGCAGAAAACGAAGGCTTTATTCGTGTTAAAATAGAAATTGACAAAGAACGAGTGCTTCAAAAAATGGAAGACAGAATTATTCGTTCTCAAAACGAATGTTCTGAGCAAATACAATTGGCTATCGAAGACGCTTATAAACGTTTGTTATTTCCCTCTTTGTCTAACGAAGCATTATCAATTGCCAAAGAAAAAGCAGATGAAAATGCCATTTTAGTTTTTGCTAAAAACCTGAAACAATTATTATTAGGTGCTCCATTAGGCGAAAAAAGAATTTTAGCAATCGATCCTGGTTTTAGATCTGGTTGTAAAGTAGTCTGTTTAAATGAGCAAGGAGATTTGTTGCATAATGAGAATATTTATCCTCATGAGCCTCAAAAACAAACCATAGAAGCTATTAAAAAAATTAGCTCTTTAGCAGAATCTTATAATATTGAAGCCATTGCAATTGGAAATGGAACTGCATCCAGAGAAACAGAACAATTGGTACAAAAAATTCAGTTTAAAAATAAGGTTGAAGTTTTTGTAGTAAGTGAAGCGGGTGCTTCTATTTATTCTGCCTCAAAAATTGCCAGAGACGAATTCCCAAATTACGATGTTACAGTTCGTGGTTCGGTTTCTATAGGTAGACGTTTGCAAGATCCTTTGGCTGAATTGGTAAAGATTGATGCAAAATCAATTGGAGTTGGCCAATATCAGCATGATGTAGATCAGTCAAAATTAAAGAAAGCTTTAGACACCACAGTAGAAAGTTGCGTAAATACAGTGGGTGTAAACATAAATACTGCAAGTGAATCTTTATTGAGTTATGTTTCTGGAATTGGACCAAAAATTGCAGAAAACATTGTGAATTATAGAAATGAAAATGGTTCTTTTACCTCGAGAACTGCCATTAAAAAAGTGCCACGTTTAGGAGGAAAAGCATTTGAGCAATCTGCAGGTTTTTTACGAATTAAAAATGGTAAAAATCCTTTAGATGATTCTGGCGTGCATCCAGAAAGTTATGCTTTAGTTGATAAAATGGCGAAAGACAACAAAGTAAAAGTTGTAGATTTTATTAGGAATAAAGAAGTTCTTCAAAAAATAAATTTAAAAAATTATATTTCTGAAACTATTGGTTTGCCAACTTTAGAAGATATAATTAAAGAATTAGAAAAACCAGGAGTTGATCCAAGAGAAAAGGCAAAAGCATTTTCTTTTGACCAAAATATCAAATCAATTTCCGATTTAAAAACAGGGCAAATCTTACCAGGAATTGTAAATAACATTACCAACTTTGGGTGTTTTGTAGATATCGGAATTAAAGAAAGTGGCTTAATTCACGTTTCTAACTTATCAGATACTTTTGTAAAAGATGTAAATGCCATTGTAGCTTTAAATCAGCAAATTTTGGTAAAAGTATTAGAAGTTGATGTTGTTAGAAAAAGAATTCAATTGGCTTTGGTGAAATAA
- a CDS encoding fumarylacetoacetate hydrolase family protein, whose product MKILGIGSNYVIDQKEIEERRKGKKFIFSKPETALAVNCDVKYPSFTNQLVYEVELVIKIGKKGKDISVENANDYISEIAVGIDYTAKDVLNDYRERKHPWEFAKGFDGAAPISNFKPVSNFPDLNNINFDLKINGEQKQKSSTAFMINNFADIISFISEYMTLEPGDLIFTGTPAAGIGEIQKGDRLQCSIEDELLLDFKMI is encoded by the coding sequence ATGAAAATATTAGGAATTGGTAGTAATTATGTAATTGACCAAAAAGAAATCGAAGAAAGAAGAAAAGGAAAAAAGTTTATCTTCTCTAAACCAGAAACAGCTTTAGCAGTTAATTGCGATGTTAAATACCCAAGTTTCACAAATCAATTGGTTTATGAAGTTGAATTAGTGATTAAAATCGGTAAAAAAGGGAAAGACATATCTGTTGAAAATGCAAACGATTATATCTCTGAAATTGCTGTAGGAATCGATTATACAGCCAAAGATGTTTTAAATGATTATAGAGAAAGAAAACATCCTTGGGAATTTGCAAAAGGGTTTGATGGCGCTGCTCCTATCTCCAATTTTAAACCTGTTTCTAATTTTCCAGATTTGAATAATATCAATTTTGATTTAAAAATAAACGGAGAACAAAAACAAAAAAGTAGTACAGCGTTTATGATTAATAATTTTGCAGATATCATTTCATTTATTTCTGAATATATGACGTTAGAACCTGGAGATTTAATCTTTACAGGAACTCCTGCTGCAGGAATTGGAGAAATTCAAAAAGGAGATCGTTTGCAATGTTCTATTGAAGATGAATTGTTGTTAGATTTTAAAATGATATAA
- the gcvT gene encoding glycine cleavage system aminomethyltransferase GcvT encodes MKNIALHSIHESLGAKMVPFAGYNMPVQYEGVTAEHLTVRESVGVFDVSHMGEFLVSGENALALIQKVTSNDASKLEIGDAQYSCFPNTENGIVDDLICYRIKENQYLLVVNASNIEKDWNWISSYNEEFKADLKDLSEDYSLLAIQGPKAIDAMQSLSSLDLADIPFYKFKVGDFAGIEHVIISATGYTGSGGFEIYCKNSEVEQIWEKVFEAGAEFGIKPIGLAARDTLRLEMGYCLYGNDIDDTTSPIEAGLSWITKFTKDFVNHEALAKEKEHKPERRLVAFELDERGIPRQGYDIVDGNGNVIGNVTSGTMSPCLQKGIGMGYVPTLFAKSGTQIHIQVRKKAIPATIVKLPFYKG; translated from the coding sequence ATGAAAAATATAGCATTACACTCAATTCACGAAAGTTTAGGAGCAAAAATGGTTCCTTTTGCTGGTTATAATATGCCAGTTCAATATGAAGGCGTTACAGCAGAACATTTAACAGTAAGGGAATCTGTTGGGGTTTTTGATGTAAGTCACATGGGAGAGTTTTTAGTTTCTGGTGAAAATGCGTTGGCTTTAATTCAGAAAGTAACATCTAACGACGCTTCTAAATTAGAAATTGGCGATGCTCAATATAGCTGTTTTCCGAATACCGAAAACGGAATTGTAGATGATTTAATTTGTTATAGAATTAAGGAGAATCAGTATTTATTAGTTGTAAATGCTTCTAATATCGAAAAAGATTGGAACTGGATTTCTTCTTATAATGAAGAATTTAAGGCCGATTTAAAAGATTTATCAGAAGATTATTCTTTGTTAGCAATTCAAGGCCCAAAAGCAATTGATGCCATGCAATCTTTGTCTTCTTTAGATTTGGCAGATATTCCTTTTTATAAATTTAAAGTGGGAGATTTTGCAGGAATTGAACATGTAATTATTTCTGCAACAGGTTATACTGGTTCAGGAGGATTTGAGATTTATTGTAAAAATTCTGAAGTAGAACAAATCTGGGAAAAAGTTTTTGAAGCTGGAGCAGAATTCGGAATAAAACCAATTGGTTTGGCAGCAAGAGACACTTTGCGTTTAGAAATGGGTTATTGTTTATATGGAAATGATATTGACGATACAACTTCGCCAATTGAGGCTGGTTTAAGCTGGATTACTAAATTTACGAAAGATTTTGTAAATCACGAAGCTTTAGCCAAAGAAAAAGAACACAAACCAGAAAGACGTTTAGTGGCTTTTGAATTGGACGAAAGAGGAATTCCAAGACAAGGTTACGATATTGTAGATGGAAATGGAAATGTAATTGGAAATGTAACTTCAGGAACGATGAGTCCTTGTTTACAGAAAGGAATTGGAATGGGTTATGTTCCTACTCTTTTTGCAAAATCTGGAACACAAATTCATATTCAGGTTCGTAAAAAAGCGATTCCTGCAACAATCGTAAAGTTACCTTTTTATAAAGGATAA
- a CDS encoding GNAT family N-acetyltransferase: protein MKIQLSTLDNVPAIMEIINDAKAYLLSQNIDQWQNGYPNATQVENDIKNGESFVVVNDENQIMATSMFTTNKEPTYKVIDGNWIINEDEKYGVIHRMAIKKEFRKFGLATFMFHEFHMQLLENKVKSLKIDTHEENIGMQSLIKKLGYKYCGVIYTSYNAKRLAFEKVISE, encoded by the coding sequence ATGAAAATTCAACTTTCTACTTTAGACAATGTTCCTGCAATTATGGAAATTATTAATGATGCTAAAGCTTATTTATTATCTCAAAATATCGATCAATGGCAAAATGGATATCCAAATGCTACACAAGTTGAAAACGATATTAAAAACGGAGAAAGCTTTGTAGTTGTAAATGATGAAAATCAAATAATGGCAACTTCCATGTTTACCACCAACAAAGAACCAACTTACAAAGTTATTGATGGAAATTGGATTATAAATGAAGATGAAAAATATGGTGTAATCCATAGAATGGCTATCAAAAAAGAGTTTAGAAAATTCGGTTTGGCAACTTTTATGTTCCATGAATTTCACATGCAATTATTAGAAAATAAAGTAAAAAGTTTAAAGATTGATACACATGAAGAAAACATTGGAATGCAATCTTTAATCAAAAAATTAGGCTACAAATATTGTGGTGTTATTTACACAAGTTACAACGCAAAAAGATTGGCTTTTGAGAAAGTAATTTCTGAATAA
- the lysA gene encoding diaminopimelate decarboxylase has product MERTQLLELANKYGSPLYVYDTDKIETQYKRLTSAFNSVDNLKLNYAVKALSNVNILKFLTNLGAGLDTVSIQEVQLSLTTGIDPKNIIYTPNGVSLQEIEEVAKLGVQINIDNLSILESFGQKHPEIPVCVRINPHIMAGGNSKISVGHIDSKFGISIHQVPHIKRVVENTGMNINGIHMHTGSDILDIDTFLRASEILFDVAKQFKNIDFIDFGSGFKVPYKEGDISTDIEQLGLQLSERFNDFCTEYGKEITLMFEPGKFLVSEAGSFLAKVNVVKQTTSTVFAHVDSGFNHLVRPMMYDSYHHITNISNPSGKDRYYSVVGYICETDTFASNRRISEISEEDVLCFHNAGAYCFSMASNYNSRYIPAEVMIVDGKDYLIRKRQTMQDILQNQVVVDFAPKSKSKKEKVTA; this is encoded by the coding sequence GTGGAAAGAACACAACTTTTAGAATTAGCAAATAAATACGGAAGTCCTTTATACGTTTACGATACAGATAAAATTGAAACGCAATACAAACGCCTAACAAGTGCATTTAATTCTGTTGATAATTTAAAATTGAATTATGCTGTTAAAGCATTATCGAACGTAAATATTTTAAAGTTTTTAACCAATTTAGGTGCTGGTTTAGATACAGTTTCTATTCAAGAAGTACAATTGAGTTTAACAACTGGAATTGACCCAAAGAATATTATTTACACGCCAAATGGTGTTTCGCTTCAAGAAATTGAAGAAGTTGCAAAATTAGGTGTTCAAATTAATATTGATAATCTTTCTATTTTAGAATCATTTGGTCAAAAACATCCAGAAATTCCTGTTTGTGTTCGTATCAATCCACATATTATGGCTGGTGGAAATTCTAAAATTTCTGTAGGTCATATCGATTCTAAATTCGGAATTTCGATTCACCAAGTTCCTCACATTAAACGAGTTGTAGAAAACACTGGAATGAATATTAATGGAATTCATATGCACACAGGATCAGATATTTTAGATATCGACACTTTTTTACGTGCATCAGAAATTTTATTTGATGTGGCAAAACAATTCAAAAATATCGATTTTATCGATTTTGGAAGTGGATTTAAAGTGCCTTATAAAGAAGGAGATATTTCTACAGATATAGAGCAATTAGGTTTGCAATTATCAGAAAGATTTAATGATTTTTGTACAGAATATGGAAAAGAAATAACCTTAATGTTCGAACCAGGAAAGTTTTTGGTTTCTGAAGCTGGTTCTTTTTTAGCAAAAGTAAATGTTGTAAAACAAACAACTTCAACAGTTTTTGCGCATGTAGATTCTGGTTTTAATCATTTGGTAAGACCAATGATGTACGATTCTTATCATCATATTACAAATATTTCTAATCCGTCAGGAAAAGACCGTTATTACTCGGTTGTAGGTTATATTTGCGAAACAGATACATTTGCATCAAACAGAAGAATTTCAGAAATTTCTGAAGAAGATGTTTTATGTTTCCACAATGCTGGAGCTTACTGTTTTTCTATGGCCTCTAATTACAATTCTCGTTATATTCCTGCAGAAGTTATGATTGTAGATGGAAAAGATTACTTAATTAGAAAAAGACAAACAATGCAAGATATTTTACAAAATCAAGTTGTGGTAGATTTTGCACCAAAAAGTAAATCTAAAAAAGAGAAAGTTACCGCTTAA
- a CDS encoding VF530 family DNA-binding protein codes for MSKEQPNNPMHGIKLATIVEQLFKEYGWEELGDILNINAFKNNPTYKSSLKFLRTTPWAREKVEKFYEKNMLD; via the coding sequence ATGAGCAAAGAGCAACCCAACAATCCAATGCATGGCATAAAATTGGCAACAATTGTAGAGCAACTTTTTAAAGAATATGGTTGGGAAGAATTAGGAGATATTTTAAATATAAACGCTTTCAAAAATAACCCAACTTATAAATCGAGTTTAAAATTTTTAAGAACCACACCTTGGGCAAGAGAAAAAGTAGAGAAATTTTACGAAAAAAATATGCTTGATTAA